In one Micromonospora polyrhachis genomic region, the following are encoded:
- a CDS encoding phosphatase PAP2 family protein gives MTTPRANLEEGMRGQPLLTASWRPPAWAAASGMAFCVLAGLVVTGHTELIAADAALSAAAYDFGERHPTVRAAAARLTHLGHGAVVLALVGGAAGTLPRHRRRRGLVFAVTAFAAGGLLRGAVRAWTARVRPVRPGPPVDGYAFPSGHASRSATAALVVAALRWPELSPATRGVLIAVLAGWPLTVGASRVVLAAHWPSDVLAGWLVALTAAPVVASLTEPLPSASVRRCDPSRRAMTNQLAGS, from the coding sequence GTGACGACCCCGAGAGCAAACCTGGAGGAGGGGATGCGTGGGCAACCGTTGCTGACGGCGTCGTGGCGGCCACCGGCTTGGGCCGCCGCCTCGGGCATGGCCTTCTGCGTTCTCGCCGGGCTGGTCGTCACCGGTCACACCGAGTTGATCGCGGCCGACGCGGCGCTCAGCGCCGCCGCGTACGACTTTGGCGAACGGCACCCGACGGTCCGCGCCGCCGCCGCGCGACTGACCCACCTGGGGCATGGCGCCGTCGTGCTGGCCCTGGTCGGCGGCGCGGCCGGGACGCTGCCGCGGCACCGACGAAGGCGGGGCTTGGTCTTCGCCGTCACGGCCTTCGCCGCCGGCGGGTTGCTGCGCGGGGCGGTGCGGGCCTGGACCGCCCGGGTACGTCCGGTCCGGCCGGGACCCCCCGTCGACGGGTACGCCTTCCCCTCCGGGCATGCCAGCCGCTCGGCGACCGCAGCTCTGGTCGTGGCGGCCCTGCGCTGGCCGGAGCTGTCCCCGGCGACCCGGGGCGTCCTGATCGCCGTGCTGGCCGGCTGGCCGCTGACGGTGGGTGCCAGTCGCGTGGTGTTGGCCGCCCACTGGCCCAGTGACGTGCTCGCCGGTTGGCTGGTCGCCCTGACCGCCGCACCCGTCGTTGCCAGCCTGACCGAGCCACTACCGTCGGCCAGTGTTCGCCGATGCGATCCTTCGCGTCGTGCGATGACTAATCAGCTCGCCGGTTCTTAG
- a CDS encoding SIR2 family NAD-dependent protein deacylase has translation MTRAISDWAYGVSRVAVMTGAGISTDSGIPDYRGPDGVWTRDPAAAEVFTYPHFMAERAVRVRFWRRYLHHAAWHAEPNVAHRALAELECSDLAVRIVTQNIDGLHQKAGNTARKVLELHGSMRTVVCTRCRVRTPAAETLARVAEGTDDPACTSCGGILKLGVVMFGERLDPGILDHAQRIAVASQLLLVVGSSLRVEPAASLCAVAVDAGARLVIVNRDPTPYDYLAVNVVREPIGTALPRIVAALAGVTASPPTLGP, from the coding sequence ATGACGCGGGCAATCAGCGACTGGGCGTACGGGGTCAGCCGGGTCGCGGTGATGACCGGGGCCGGGATCTCCACCGACTCGGGTATCCCGGACTACCGTGGCCCGGACGGGGTGTGGACCCGTGATCCGGCCGCCGCCGAAGTCTTCACCTATCCCCATTTCATGGCCGAGCGGGCGGTCCGGGTCCGGTTCTGGCGGCGCTATCTGCACCACGCCGCCTGGCACGCCGAGCCCAACGTCGCACACCGGGCACTGGCGGAGTTGGAGTGCTCCGACCTGGCGGTGCGGATCGTGACCCAGAACATCGACGGGTTGCACCAGAAGGCGGGCAACACCGCGCGCAAGGTGCTCGAACTGCACGGCAGTATGCGTACCGTGGTCTGCACCCGCTGTCGGGTGCGGACGCCGGCGGCGGAGACGTTGGCCCGGGTCGCCGAGGGTACGGACGACCCGGCCTGTACGTCCTGCGGTGGCATCCTCAAGCTCGGGGTCGTGATGTTCGGTGAACGTCTCGATCCCGGGATCCTGGATCATGCGCAGCGGATCGCCGTGGCGAGCCAACTCCTGCTCGTGGTGGGCAGTTCCCTCCGAGTGGAGCCGGCGGCGTCGCTGTGCGCGGTCGCGGTCGACGCGGGTGCCCGGCTGGTGATCGTCAACCGGGATCCGACGCCGTACGACTACCTGGCCGTCAACGTGGTTCGTGAGCCGATCGGGACCGCCCTGCCCCGGATCGTTGCTGCGCTAGCCGGCGTCACGGCTTCCCCCCCAACTCTCGGACCTTAG